Proteins found in one Hypericibacter terrae genomic segment:
- a CDS encoding acetoacetate decarboxylase: MRKEDVLRLPSMPLASPSYPAGPYRFINREYMIITYETDPAVIREQLPEPLEPLAQPLVAFEFIHMPDSSGFGSYSESGVVIPCRFKGEDVNFCSQMYLDDDPPTVAGREIWGFPKKYAHPKLEIVKDTLTGTLSYAGQMVAMGTMAYKHESMAGNGTKTTATLSKTQINLKLIPGVDGRPEICQLVAYNLTEITVKGSWAGPARLHLIPHVNAPVADFPVRRVLGAHHFIADLTLPYGRVAYDFNRPV; this comes from the coding sequence ATGCGCAAGGAAGACGTCCTCCGCCTGCCCTCCATGCCGCTGGCGAGCCCCAGCTATCCGGCGGGGCCCTATCGCTTCATCAATCGCGAATACATGATCATCACCTACGAGACCGATCCGGCCGTCATTCGCGAGCAGCTGCCCGAACCCCTCGAACCGCTGGCGCAGCCGCTGGTGGCCTTCGAGTTCATCCATATGCCGGACAGCTCGGGCTTCGGCAGCTATTCCGAATCCGGGGTCGTGATCCCCTGCCGATTCAAAGGCGAGGACGTCAATTTTTGCAGCCAGATGTATCTCGATGACGACCCGCCGACGGTGGCGGGTCGCGAGATCTGGGGCTTCCCGAAGAAGTACGCACACCCGAAGCTCGAGATCGTCAAGGATACCTTGACCGGCACATTGAGCTATGCCGGGCAGATGGTCGCGATGGGCACCATGGCCTACAAGCATGAGAGCATGGCCGGCAACGGCACGAAGACCACGGCCACCCTGTCCAAGACCCAGATCAATCTGAAGTTGATTCCCGGCGTCGATGGCCGGCCGGAGATCTGCCAGCTCGTGGCCTACAACCTGACCGAGATCACCGTGAAGGGCTCCTGGGCCGGTCCTGCCAGGCTCCATCTGATCCCGCATGTCAACGCCCCGGTGGCGGATTTTCCGGTGCGTCGCGTGCTGGGAGCGCATCACTTCATCGCCGACCTGACGCTGCCTTATGGCCGCGTGGCGTACGACTTTAATCGCCCGGTTTAG
- a CDS encoding 3-hydroxybutyrate dehydrogenase, which translates to MNAPKTALITGSTSGIGLEIAREFAKQGTNLVLNGFGNAQEIETLRAGLAKEHKIEVIYSPADISKPADMAQMIALAESKFGGVDILVNNAGIQFVSPIEEFPIEKWDAILSINLSGAFYATRLVVPYMRKKKWGRIINMSSAHGLVASPFKAAYVAAKHGLLGLTKTVALETAEAGITVNAICPGYVMTPLVQKQIPDTAKARGISEEAVIRDVILEAQPTKKFVEVSDVGALAVFLASDAAASITGAALSIDGGWTAH; encoded by the coding sequence ATGAACGCTCCAAAGACCGCCCTCATCACCGGCTCGACCAGCGGGATCGGCCTCGAGATCGCGCGCGAATTCGCCAAGCAGGGAACCAATCTCGTCCTGAACGGCTTCGGCAACGCCCAGGAGATCGAGACGCTGCGTGCGGGGCTCGCGAAGGAACACAAGATCGAGGTGATCTACAGCCCCGCGGACATCAGCAAGCCGGCCGACATGGCGCAGATGATCGCACTGGCCGAGAGCAAGTTCGGCGGCGTGGATATTCTCGTGAACAATGCCGGGATCCAGTTCGTCTCGCCGATCGAGGAATTCCCGATCGAGAAATGGGATGCGATCCTCTCCATCAACCTCTCTGGCGCCTTCTACGCCACGCGCCTGGTCGTGCCCTATATGAGAAAGAAGAAGTGGGGCCGCATCATCAACATGTCGTCGGCCCACGGCCTGGTGGCCTCGCCCTTCAAGGCGGCCTATGTCGCGGCCAAGCACGGACTGCTCGGCCTCACCAAGACCGTGGCGCTGGAGACCGCCGAGGCCGGCATCACCGTCAACGCGATCTGCCCCGGCTATGTGATGACGCCGCTGGTGCAGAAGCAGATCCCCGACACCGCCAAGGCGCGCGGCATCTCGGAGGAGGCCGTCATCCGTGACGTCATCCTCGAGGCGCAGCCGACCAAGAAGTTCGTCGAGGTCTCGGATGTGGGGGCGCTCGCCGTCTTCCTCGCCTCCGACGCCGCCGCTTCGATCACCGGCGCCGCGCTGTCGATCGATGGCGGCTGGACCGCGCACTGA
- a CDS encoding patatin-like phospholipase family protein, with amino-acid sequence MDAETPVLHKSRTGGGWRPERCDRLALVLQGGGALGAYQAGVYQALHEAGIEPDWVAGVSIGAINAAIIAGNHPPKRLDRLRTFWERITERKIWNYTPDGDIYRKIRNAISSSLTISQGQPGFFEPRFPGPWFTAAGAKDATSYYDSAPLRETLRELVDFDLINDHGCRFAVGAVNVLTGNFMYFDNQKEIIEPEHIMASGALPPALPMIKLGTDYYWDGGIVSNTPLQYLLDQEDALNTLAFQVDLFSARGDMPRDIQDVMARQKDIIYSSRTRYNTDVYRRLHKWKMKLGQILKKMPEELLDEEEKKLRCELMDLPEIVILQLIYQQKAYEGHAKDYEFSGISMREHWQSGYEDTKATLKKKAWMEMPPEGAGCIVHDVHRQED; translated from the coding sequence ATGGATGCCGAAACGCCGGTGCTACATAAGTCAAGGACGGGAGGCGGTTGGCGCCCCGAGCGCTGCGACCGGCTGGCCCTGGTGTTGCAGGGCGGTGGCGCCCTGGGCGCCTACCAGGCCGGGGTCTATCAGGCCCTGCACGAGGCCGGGATCGAGCCGGACTGGGTAGCGGGCGTATCGATCGGCGCGATCAATGCGGCGATCATCGCCGGCAACCATCCGCCGAAGCGGCTGGACCGGCTCAGGACCTTTTGGGAGCGGATCACCGAGCGGAAGATCTGGAACTACACGCCCGACGGCGACATTTACCGCAAGATCCGCAACGCGATCAGCTCTTCGCTGACCATCAGCCAGGGACAGCCCGGATTCTTCGAGCCGCGGTTTCCGGGGCCCTGGTTCACGGCCGCCGGCGCCAAGGACGCCACCAGCTACTATGACAGCGCGCCCTTGCGGGAAACGCTGCGCGAGCTGGTCGATTTCGACCTGATCAACGACCATGGCTGCCGTTTCGCCGTGGGCGCGGTCAATGTGCTGACCGGCAACTTCATGTATTTCGACAATCAGAAGGAGATCATCGAGCCGGAGCATATCATGGCGAGTGGCGCCCTGCCGCCGGCGCTGCCGATGATCAAGCTCGGCACCGACTATTACTGGGATGGCGGCATCGTCTCGAACACGCCGCTGCAATATCTGCTGGACCAGGAGGATGCGCTCAACACGCTGGCCTTCCAGGTCGACCTCTTCAGTGCGCGCGGCGACATGCCCCGCGATATTCAGGACGTGATGGCGCGCCAGAAGGACATCATCTATTCGTCCCGCACCCGCTACAACACCGACGTCTATCGGCGCCTCCACAAATGGAAGATGAAGCTGGGCCAGATCCTGAAGAAGATGCCGGAAGAACTGCTGGACGAGGAGGAGAAGAAGCTGCGGTGCGAGCTGATGGATCTGCCGGAGATCGTCATCCTCCAGCTGATCTATCAGCAGAAAGCCTATGAGGGACACGCCAAGGATTACGAGTTCTCCGGCATCTCGATGCGGGAGCATTGGCAGAGCGGCTATGAGGACACCAAGGCCACGTTGAAGAAGAAAGCCTGGATGGAGATGCCGCCCGAAGGCGCCGGCTGCATCGTTCACGACGTGCACCGCCAGGAGGATTGA